CAAACCGCGCCAGCAGGTGGTCGTAGGCGGGCACCCGCTTGCGGTGACGCCCCAGCCAGCGGTGCAGCGAGTGCACCGAGGAGGGATAGAGCGCATCCCAGGGGACATTCTCGAACTCGATCAGCGTGCCGCCCATGTCGAAGATGACGGCGTCAAAACGGCCGCCGCCGGGCGGCGCCAGCGGCGTGGGCGCGGAAGATTTCATCGCAAGGCGCGGCAATGCATCGTCTACAGGGCCAATCGGCAGATGCGCGCAACCAGCTCGGGAAAGGCGATGCCCGCCGCCTGCGCCGCCTTGGGCACCAGCGAATGCGAAGTCATCCCGGGCAGGGTGTTGACTTCGAGGCAGTACATCCGGCCGTCCTCGGTCATACGGAAATCGGCGCGGGCATACCCGCGGCACCCCAGCGCGCGAAAGGCCTCCATCCCCTGCTCCTGGCAGGCGCGGGTCTGCGCCGGCGTGATCGGGGCGGGACAGAGATACTCGCACATCCCGTCGGTGTACTTGCATTCGTAGTCGTAGAGGCCATGCCTGGGGCGAATCTCGACAATCGGCAACGCCTGATTGCCCAGCACGCCGGCGGTCAACTCGCGGCCATCGATGAACTCCTCAACCAGCACCCGGGCATCCCAGCGGAAGGCCTCCTGCAACGCCCCCTCCCACTGGGCGCGCTGTTCGACCAGCGTGAGCCCGACGGTCGAACCCTGCGCGTTGGGCTTGACGATCAGCGGGCTGCCGAGCGTTTCGACCGCTTCGTCGTAATCGAGATCGTCCGGCGTGTCGAGCGTGCGCCAATCCGGGGTCGGGATCCCCTCGGCGATGAAGATGCGTTTGGAAGCGTCTTTATCCATTGCCAACGCCGAGGCAAGCATGCCCGAGCCGGTGTAGCGAATGCCGGCCATGTCGAGCAGGGCCTGCAGACGGCCGTTTTCGCCGTCGCCGCCATGCAGGGCAATGAAGACCACATCGATGTTTTTTAATTCGGACAGGACGAGATCAGACGGCGCGATGGTCGGACGCGCGCCGGTGAGTCCCGCGGGCGGCTGGGTGCCGATCTGGTCTTTCGCCAACTGCGGCGTCCAGGCCAGGACGCGCGGGGACACACCGGGGTCGAGAGCGTAGACATCGGCGCCGGCGCCGGCCAGCGCCGCGGCGACCGCCGCGCCGGACGACAATGAGACATCGCGCTCGGCCGACCGTCCTCCCGCCAACACCAGCACCTTCAAGCCGGCCACCGCCGCAAGTTCGGCGTTCACAGCGCCACCCGTCATCGTTGCCGCATCCATTCCCTGTCCCCTTTTGGTCATTCGGCCCTTTTGCCGCCACGGGCCCGATTCATTCGCCAGACAAAGATCAAGACTCCAATTCCCAGCAAAGTCCAGATCAGCAGGTTATACGTCTGCCAGATCGACCGGAAACGGTCCCAGTTGGCGTGCAGGACAATCGCCGCCACCGCCAGGAGTCCATTCCAGAGCGCAATCGACAGCGCGCCATAGGACATTGTCGTGGCCGGCGGAAAGTCCCCGACGCCCGCGACGATCGGCACCGCCGAGCGCACGCCCGCCAGGAACCGTCCGAAGATGATCACCCAGACCCCCCAGCGTTTGAACCATGCCTCGACCCGATGCAATCGCTCCAGCGAAAACATCCCGGCGTTTCGACGGATAAACAGCGCCCGTCCCTTGATCCGTCCGAACCAGTAGAGCAACGCGAACCCCGCCAACCCGCCGAGGGTGGCGGCGATCAGGCCGCGCCAGACCGAGATCTCGGCCGATTGCAGCGTGATCAGCCCGAGGAACAGCACCGCGTCCCCGGGGAAAGGAGGAAAAATCATTTCGGTCAGGGCGGCAATGAAGAAAATCCCGAAAGTCCACCAAAGTGACTGGACCGCCCAGTAGGAGAGCCAATCGGGGAGCGCCGGTTCCATTCAGCGGTCCGCGGGCGCGATGACCGCCACCGCCTGCGCCGCAATGCCCTCGCCCCGGCCGATGAAGCCCATCTTCTCGTTGGTGGTGGCTTTAATCGAGACCATGCCCGGACCGATGCCGAGATCGGCGGCGATCAGCGCGCGCATCTCCTCGGCGCGCGGCATGATCTTCGGCGCTTCGGCGAGGATGGTGGCATCGACCTGCACCGGACGGTATCCCGCCTTGCGCAGCAGGCCGACGGTCGCGGCCACCAGACGGCGCGAGTCGATGCCGGCGTAGCGCTCGTCGTTGGGCGGAAAGTGTTGGCCGATGTCGCCCAGCGCCGCCGCGCCGAGCAGGGCATCGCAGAGCGCATGCAGCAGGACATCGCCGTCGGAATGGCCGATCAGCCCGCCGGTGTCGGCGAACCGCACGCCGCCCAGCACCAACGGCCCGGGGCCGCCCAGG
The sequence above is drawn from the bacterium genome and encodes:
- a CDS encoding D-alanine--D-alanine ligase; amino-acid sequence: MNAELAAVAGLKVLVLAGGRSAERDVSLSSGAAVAAALAGAGADVYALDPGVSPRVLAWTPQLAKDQIGTQPPAGLTGARPTIAPSDLVLSELKNIDVVFIALHGGDGENGRLQALLDMAGIRYTGSGMLASALAMDKDASKRIFIAEGIPTPDWRTLDTPDDLDYDEAVETLGSPLIVKPNAQGSTVGLTLVEQRAQWEGALQEAFRWDARVLVEEFIDGRELTAGVLGNQALPIVEIRPRHGLYDYECKYTDGMCEYLCPAPITPAQTRACQEQGMEAFRALGCRGYARADFRMTEDGRMYCLEVNTLPGMTSHSLVPKAAQAAGIAFPELVARICRLAL
- a CDS encoding DedA family protein, which gives rise to MEPALPDWLSYWAVQSLWWTFGIFFIAALTEMIFPPFPGDAVLFLGLITLQSAEISVWRGLIAATLGGLAGFALLYWFGRIKGRALFIRRNAGMFSLERLHRVEAWFKRWGVWVIIFGRFLAGVRSAVPIVAGVGDFPPATTMSYGALSIALWNGLLAVAAIVLHANWDRFRSIWQTYNLLIWTLLGIGVLIFVWRMNRARGGKRAE